One stretch of Micromonospora cremea DNA includes these proteins:
- a CDS encoding DUF6338 family protein produces MPGNVIAAVLLLAALTPGFAFHQAFRRFSPKDARSSTTEVVELFSVGALTTVAGLVLTAALGELIPALVTLDTVVTTPEDFRDRPWSWVASAALSMTLSLVLSTLAGSLAGKRSSQRQGAGMREGTVAVRALTDRSPQGRKPFLAIELTDGRLVEGRLRYVSTDRDPARRDIVLQHPLAWTGPGDSPRTASEAKLILIPGSLVSVVHVSYPS; encoded by the coding sequence GCCGCGGTGCTCCTGCTCGCCGCCCTGACCCCCGGGTTCGCCTTTCACCAGGCGTTCCGTCGGTTCTCCCCCAAGGACGCCCGGTCATCGACCACCGAGGTCGTGGAACTCTTCAGCGTGGGTGCCCTGACCACCGTCGCGGGTCTCGTGCTCACGGCAGCCCTGGGCGAGCTGATTCCGGCCCTGGTCACGCTGGACACAGTCGTGACGACACCGGAGGACTTCCGCGACCGGCCGTGGTCCTGGGTCGCGTCCGCCGCGCTCAGCATGACGCTGAGCCTCGTGCTGAGCACCCTCGCCGGCTCGCTCGCCGGCAAGCGCTCATCACAACGCCAGGGCGCGGGCATGCGTGAGGGCACAGTTGCCGTACGGGCCCTCACCGACCGTTCCCCGCAGGGGCGCAAACCGTTCCTGGCGATCGAACTGACGGACGGACGGCTCGTGGAGGGCCGGCTGCGGTACGTCTCCACCGACCGGGATCCCGCCCGGCGCGACATCGTGCTCCAGCACCCGTTGGCGTGGACCGGTCCGGGCGACAGTCCACGCACCGCCTCAGAAGCGAAGCTGATCCTCATTCCTGGCTCGCTCGTCAGCGTGGTCCACGTCTCCTACCCCTCGTGA